A genomic window from Carassius auratus strain Wakin chromosome 19, ASM336829v1, whole genome shotgun sequence includes:
- the LOC113119941 gene encoding endothelin-1-like translates to MSALRRLQLNSAKQNILSSLRIYWIITICVESGTCVILNKMNLRIIFPVLSMLSSGIFDLAAPASLGHGTAQGTSISVRHSRTKRCSCASFMDKECVYFCHLDIIWVNTPERTVSYGLGNAPRKKRSVTEPVVPKSRCKCADTQDKTCSSFCQLNNAHKAASDKAIHAAQGQDCTEKHCKHKLADKPTKIKRVKNTEQIGDILSRVRAIKRIHLLLEKWRMRQHHRARAWTSENAAS, encoded by the exons ATGAGTGCATTGAGAAGACTGCAGCTTAATAGTGCAAAACAGAACATTTTGAGCAGTTTGCGAATTTATTGGATTATCACAATTTGTGTCGAATCAGGGACTTGcgtcatattaaataaaatgaatctgAGGATTATTTTCCCAGTGTTGTCCATGCTGTCATCTGGAATTTTTGACCTGG CTGCTCCAGCATCTTTGGGTCATGGCACAGCACAAGGCACGTCCATCTCTGTGCGACACTCCAGGACTAAGAGATGTTCCTGCGCGAGTTTTATGGATAAAGAGTGTGTCTACTTTTGCCACCTGGACATAATATGGGTCAACACACCAGA GCGAACAGTGTCATATGGACTTGGAAACGCTCCACGTAAGAAGCGCTCAGTAACAGAACCTGTTGTGCCCAAGTCACGCTGCAAATGTGCAGATACCCAAGACAAAACATGCTCTTCATTCTGTCAGCTGAACAATGC GCATAAAGCAGCATCAGACAAGGCAATCCATGCCGCCCAGGGCCAAGATTGTACCGAGAAGCATTGCAAACACAAGCTGGCAGACAAACCGACAAAGATTAAACG AGTGAAAAACACAGAACAGATTGGTGACATCCTCTCCAGGGTGAGGGCTATCAAGAGGATCCATCTTCTCCTAGAGAAATGGCGAATGAGACAGCACCACAGGGCACGAGCGTGGACGTCTGAAAACGCTGCCTCGTAG